In Lathyrus oleraceus cultivar Zhongwan6 chromosome 2, CAAS_Psat_ZW6_1.0, whole genome shotgun sequence, the DNA window CTGCTACGAATTCTGTTGATGGTCGACGACATGTTCAACTGGTTTCACAGGTTGGAGGGAAGTCGCTGGATTCGGGGGCGGAGGAATGCAGTAGTTTTGGGAACTGTTTGAAGGATAATTCGGATGCGATAGTCAAAGAAACTGAGCAAATTGTTTAGTTTTCTTCGGAGACAGTTGGCTCTTGTGTGCGAGTTTCTAAAGGGAGTAGTAGGCTGGTGGTTGGAGCTAATGGTTTTGTGGGGGATACGGCAGATATTGAGAATGGCGAGTCTGTTTCGTATTCGGTAGATGTGGTAGCAGGTGGGAGGTTTGCTTCGGGGAGCTGTGAAGAAGTGGTTCAGTGTGTGGATTTAGCACGGCCTGGTGGACATATGATGGACAGTGAGGCGACACTGTCTGGGACGGTTATGGGATTGAAATTATTGGTTGGTGGGCAGAGTTTGGGGAATACGAAGGATAGTAGGTATGATACTGCTTTTTCAGTGCTGAGAAGTGGTAACAGAGGCAGTAATAGTGACATGTCAGAGACTATTTCTGAGTTTCCTAATTCTAAACTTAAgttgaatagaattatatttgCTCGCGGTAATAATGAGGGGGATGGTCAGTATCTCTCTTCTTTTGAATCAGTGGAGGGAAGTGATAGTGTGAAACAGGTAGATGATGATGAGGTTAATAGTGGAGTGGCGCGAAATATTTGGAATAGAGCAAAATGTTTGGGGTTGACGGGAGGAGGGTCTGAAAGGTTACAAATTGAAGCTATTAATATGAGGGAGTTAGCTGATAAATGTGTGGTTAATACGGTGGATGCAAAATCAAATCAATTAAAATGATTATTGCGTCGTATAATATTTGTGGGTGTGGATGCAAAGCTAAATTGCATTCTTTGAGAAAATTAGTTTGCGATTCTAAGATAGATGTGTGCTTTATTCAAGAAACCAAGATTCATGCTATTGATGTTTTCCAGTTGGATTCTCTTTGGAATGATTCTTTAGCGGATTGGAGTTCTAAATGGGCAGTGGGTAGATCTGGTGGTATTTTAACATTGTGGAAGAAAAAGTCTTTTGATCTGGTTTCTAGTTTTGTTGGGGAAGGATTCCTTGGAATTCATGTGTTGTGGTCCGGTATCAATCTTTTTTTGGTTAATGTGTATTCTTCTTGTTTTATTGAGAAGAAGAACGAATTTTGGGGGAGGCTTGTAGAGTTTAAATCAAAATTTCCAGAAGGGTTGTGGTGTGTTGGTGGTGATTTTAATACTGTCCGGGTTAAAGCAGAGAGGAAGGGTATATCGAATAATTTTAATCTAAAAGAGGCGGAGGACTTTGAGGATTTTATTAGTTTGATGGATCTTGTGGATGTTCCATTGATTAATAAGAGGTTTACCTGGTACAATTTGGATGGGAGTGCTTGTAGTAGGTTGGATAGATTTCTCATTTCTGAGAAATTATTTGACTTGTGGGGTGTGGGAGGGATTGTGGTGGGGGATAGGTCTATTTCAGACCATTGTCCTATTTGGTTAAATTGCAATATTGTGGATTGGGGCCCGAAACCTTTTAAGTTTTTTAAAGGGTGGTGTGAGCATGATGATTTCATTCCTTTGGTGAGTGATATTTGGAATAATACTATTAGGAGAGGGAAGGCGAGCTAtattttgaaagaaaaattgtTGGCGGTGAAATCAAAATTGAAGAGTTGGAATAAAGAAGTTTTCGGGATGCTTGATTTGAATGTGGAAAAAGCGGTGGGTGATCTCAACTCGTTGGATTTGGTGGTAGCGGATTTAGCGGAGGATGGCATGGTTGATTCTTTGAGGAGAAATAGAGAGGTGGCTACGAAAGAGGTGTGGAATACTATGCTTTTACGAGATAATTTTTTGCGCCAAAAAGCTAGGTGTAATTGGATTCGTCTTGGGGATACTAATTCCAAATTCTTTCATTCCGTTATGAAAGGGAGATTTAGGAGAAATAATATTGCTTCTTTGATTACTTCAAGAGGTCGGTTGGAAGGTGTGGAGGATATTAAAAGTGAGATCTTTAATCATTTTAAAAGCCGTTTTACGGAACCGATGGAGGATAGACCGACCTTGGATGGGCTTAATTTTAATGTTCTTAGTGTGGAAGATAGAGATTTTTTGGAAGCTCCATTCCAAGTGGATGAAATTAAAGAGATTGTGTGGTTAAGTGATTGTGATAAGAGTCCGGGTCCGGACGGTTTTCCGCTTGGTTTTTTGAAAAAGTGTTGGAATTTTGTGAAGGATGACGTGGTTAATTTTGTTCAAGAGTTTTATGTGCGTGGTGTTCTTCCTCGATCCGCGACGGCATCCTTTCTTGCTCTTATTCCTAAATTTGATTGTCCGATAAGCATTGATGAGTATCGTCCTATTTGTTTAGTGGGTTGCTTATATCGGTTAATATCAAAAATTCTTGCGGCGAGGTTGAGATTGGTGATTGGTAAACTTGTGTCGCATTTTCAAACGGCTTTCATTGAAGGGAGACAATTATTTGATGGGGTGGTGGTGCTTAATGAGATATTAGATTTTGCGAAAAGGAAGCGTAGGAAATGTATTGTGTTGAAGGTTGATTTTGAGAAAGCCTATGATTGTGTTTCATGGGGTTTTCTTAAATTTATGCTTAGAAAAATGGGTTTTGGTGAGTTATGGATGAAGTGGATGGAAGGTACGGTTTTTTCTAGTTCGGTATCAATTTTAGTTAATGGTAGTCCAACTTTGGAATTTAAAACATCTAGAGGGTTGCGTCAAGGAGACCCTCTttctccttttctttttcttttggtggGAGAAGGTCTTGCGGGAATGATGAGGAAAGCGGTTTCGTTGGGATTGTTCAAAGGTTTTGCGGTTTCGGAGGATATTCATTTTGAGATGCTCCAATTTGCAAATGATACGGTTTTAGTGTGTGATGGATCTAAGGAAAACTTATGGTGTATTAAAACTTTATTGAGGGGTTTTGAATTGGTGTCGGGGTTGTGTATTAATTTAAAGAAAAGTAAGTTGTATGGTGTGCATGTGGAGGATTTTATTTTGGAATCGGCGTCTTCTTTTTTGGCTTGTAATTTGGAAAAGATACCTTTTACTTTTCTCGGTATTCCAATTGGAGGTAATCATAGACGTAGACTTTTTTGGTCTATGATGATTACAAAGTTGAAGAAGAGTTTGAGTGGTTGGCGAGGGAAACATCTATCTCTTGGAGGTAAGGTTACTTTACTCAATTCGGTGATAAACAATTTGCCTATCTTTTTACTTTCTTTCTTTAAGGCTCCTAAGTGTGTTTTGGAGGATATTATCAAAATCCAAAGGAATTTCTTATGGGGGGATGGTGGTGGAAGTAGAAAAATGTGTTGGGTTAGTTGGGATAAAATTTGTCTTAGAACGGAGGAAGGAGGTTTAGGTGTTAAGAATGTGGAGTGGTTTAATTTGTCTTTGATGAGTAAATGGGGTTGGCGTTTTCTTAATGATAAGCATGCGATTTGGTTTAAATTACTACAATTTAGATATGGTAGTGGATTGCAATCTCTTTGTGATGTGGTGTCGAAGTCGGCTTTCTCTAATTATTCCCTATGGTGGAGAGATATCCGGTTGGTTTGTGGAACTCCTTTTGGCGGTCATGATTGGTTTTGTGATTCAATTTCTTGTAAATTGGGAAGAGGCAATTCTATTCTTTTTTGGAAGCATTGTTGGTTGGGAAATATTTCTCTTAAGCTTCTTTTTCCTCGTTTATTTGAGGTTTGTTCTTTTCCTAATGCTCTTGTGATTAATTGTGGTTTATGGGAGAATGTGGGTTGGAGTTGGAAGGTGGGTGTTGATTCTACCTTATTAGTAGGTGAATTATTGGAGGATTGGAAGGAGTTAATAGAGATCTTAAAGGATGTAAAACCGTGTATGAATGAGGTTGATAAATTAATTTGGTGGAGAGATGTGGGGGGTTTTTCGGTTAGGAATGCATTTAAACGATTGTATACTTTGAATGCGGTTAATCATATTGGTAGTGATTTTAGACTTTGTGAACTTAAAAGATTATGGAAAGCTACTATTCCGTGTAAAGTCAAGTTGTTTGGGTGGAGATGGATCTTGGGAGCCTTACCGACGAGAAAAGAACTTTGGCATAGAGGTGTGATTTTAGGTGTGGAGGGTTCTTTTTGTCCCTTATGTGAGTTAGAAGAGGAATTTGTTGGTCACCTTTTTCTTAAGTGTTGTAAAGTTAAAACCATTTGGAAGGAAGTGTTATCGTGGTTTGGAGTGGATTTTGATGATCTGTTGGAAATTTCGGATATTGATACTATTGTTACTGGAGAAGATGTGCTTTTATTTCTATCAAATTCTTTGGATGGAAGAGTGAAGTCGTCTTTTTTCGCTTTTATTTGGTCCTTGGTTTGTTGGAGCATTTGGAATGCTAGAAATAATTTGGTTTTTAAACATTCCATTTGGAATGTGGTAGAGATTTTATTGATTATTAAATCAATTGGGTGGGATTGGATTTCTATTTTGTCTAAAGGGAGTATAGATATTAATAGAGAATTATGGTTTGCTAATCCTTCTAATTTCATTGGATTGTAACTTTTTTCCCTTTGTATTGGGTTGCACCCCTTGTGCGTATTAATACAAGTGCTTATCACAAAAAAAATAGGAATAGGTGGTTTGACACTTCCTTACTCTGTCGaacaacctgcttcgacacaaggaattacaatttaACAATAGATACTTTCTCTACCTGAAGTAAAATCGAAATGTTACTTTTGAATAGTCCTGCTTTTGGTGTTGCTTGTCGTTATCCGCCTTTAAAAACTCTGCAATAATATTAACGCCTTGCAAATCTTTATATAGGTTATGCGAAAATATGGTGTTCCTGAGCCATATGAGAAGTTAAAACAGCTAACAAGAGGGAAAGTAATCACCAAAGGAAGCATAAGAGACTTCATTGAAGGCTTAGATATTCCAGAAGAAGCATTTGGAAAATCTCATTTCTCTCTTCAAATGAATGTGTCTTGAAAAAAAAGAGAGATATAGTCAAATATTCTTAAAGCATAACAAGATATGAATGAATCTCTTTATTCTGTGGCTGTGATAGCAAATATTGAGAATCAAGTGTTGTGGTTCACATTTTTGTGACAGCAAATTCTCTAGTACGAGAATCCTTATCAATTTGTTAAAGCTGGCAGCAAAAATTGCTTGATCCATTTATGTTATTCTGGCTTCATGTGAGAATGTTTAATATTCGTAATGtctttaaatttttgttcttgagTACAAATATTTTGTGTGTGTAGTAAAGTGAATATATGGAAATTCATAAATGAAAAGGTCCATATATTCCATTGTGCAGTTGTTCTGTCTTTGTTGACCTATAAATGAATGATGTGATTGCATTTGGAAGGAACCTTCTCTGATTGCACCAAGTGGATTGAGAAATTGTGGACAATTCATGCATTATTTATAAATTACATAGGACTATAGAATCTAGAATCTAGCCACTATTTTCATTTGCCCCACCATTGGAGCCTTGCCAAATGGCTCTATCCAGAGAGTAACATCATGTCTTATATTGTTGTTTTTTATTCTTAGAtctattttaaataaataaagtgatATCATTTCGGATAATGATTAGCATTTTTAAAGATTTAGTCAATAATTTATAGTTAAACCTCAAAACTATTCATTCAGTTAGAAACTTTTAATCCTTTTTAAGTGTCAACACGTATTAAGAAAGACATTGATTAATTTAGATAGACACACATTCTTACCCTTAAATGATTTAATAAAGGTATGAACAATTGTTAATAAATACCTTAAAATCATTGTTTAATAGACTTTTATGAAAGATTATACATTTAATGAATTAAAAATTGAAATACTTAAACTTTTAATAAATAATCACCATTTGTATCAAAACATAttcaacttttaattttaaaatatgttAATCTCCAATCATAGAGAGGCACATTAAATCAAAAGGCTTAGCTGTACAATATTCTATATCTTTGATCCATAATAATTCACTTTGTCACATCATCATACTCATAATACTTATGATGTCTGTCCTAGGTGTTCTTTTCTCTCACAACAACTTTCCCAAATCACAGGCTTAACTCCACATCCACATGTTCACAACATGGTTACTTTGTTCATGTTGTTTTAGAATGCTTATTGGGGCAATAAAACAAACACTTTCTGGGTCAGTTTCTACTCTTTTTTCTTTCACCTTTTTTAGAGCAATTCAGTTTGTTTGCTATGGTGTTGAGTGATTGTGATGTGAAGCCATGTGATTAGTTTTTTTTTGTGTGTCTATTACTAGAAATAGCTTGGAAACTTAATTTTTGTTGAATTTTCATTGAAACTGAATCATATGAACAATGATCAAGTTTCTCTAAAATTTCAGGGTACTTGTTTGATCCTGAGATAGATTTAGGTTGGTGTGTTATTATGTCTGCTTATGGCCATCAAATGGAACATGCTTATTCTACAAGGAGTCTCTCTGCTGCTTCTGGTATGATCATGAATTATTATCACCTATATGGTGGATTCTGCTCATGAATGAAATTGAAAATTCTCGAAATGAATAACATGATCGAGAATTTTCAGATTCAACTAATTGACCTTGACTTCGAGTTATTATTTTAGTTTAGTTTTGATGATTATTTTGTCTTGTTTTTTCATTGGTGACAGAGATGAGGAGCAGTTTTATGTTAGAATCGGGATTCTATATCACATCATTTTCTGCAACAATCTTCATTGCTGGATTTGCAGCTCTTGGACTTTTATTAATCACTCTGTTGGTTTCAATGGCAATGATGCTACAATCTTGTCAAAATAACAGTGCAGGAATTGTTGAGCTTAGGAATATAAACGATGACTATAGTTATTGCAAAATGCATTCTCTGTATGCTAAGCTCAATCATTTGGAAGAACATAATGTTCCTGAAATTTGTAAGGACCTGGCTGTACAGTATGTCAAAGGTGGTCAATATGCTAGGGATTTGGATTTAACCAAATCTGTGGTTGAGGATTACTTCAATGGTGTTAAACCATCAAAGGAGGGTTTTGATGTGGTGTTGATTGACATAGATGGCATTTTTCAATTGAGTCCTCATTCTTCCGATTTGTTTCAAAGGTAATCTTATAATGTAAGATTTGAATTTTATTTCTATTGGTTAAGTTTATGTGATTTGGATTTCACAATGTTATATAATTTGAAGTCAAGCAATTTGAACCTGATCAAGATTGAACAACTAATGATGTATAGTTTTGAATTTGTGCTTTCAATATGATTTTCTAAACTCAAAATCACTACCGCTTGATTTGTCTGACTGTGTTGATTTCTTACCGCAAGTAATTCGATCCCAATTTCGCAATAGTAAAAGAAATTTTACTTATCTTCTTTACAAGTACATTTTGGCACTTTGAAGATGTTATTTCATATAGAAATTTTGAAGTAACTTGTATACTCAATCTTAGTATGGGAGATTGAGTATTTCAATTGGTTTGAGCTAATGGTTAAAGAAATTGAAGGTGTTAAAACACTAGGGTTCGAACATTTCATGTAGGAGAAAAAAATACTAATACAATAATTAATATATCATTGTTTGTCTACCTTAAAAAAAAAACATACGGAACTTTGTTTATTGTATTAGCAGATCTAAGCCATTTATGTACCCTAGATAATGTAAAATATAGATAAATGCTTAGATGTAGGTCAGCTTGAATTTTGGTGTCTTAATTTGGCTTTTATAATTGGTTTGTTGCTCCAACTTGCATTAGTATATTAATCCATATTTCTTGCTATAAAATCTCAAATGTAATTATTATACATTTTTTATGTAATTATCCAGCTTGATGCTAATCTGCATATATTATATTATTAGCAGTAACTTGACAAGGTTTTCTTCTGGTGTTGGATTTCATTATAACAGCATTAGCAATTGTATCTTAGAGGCAAAAAATTTAAAGCGCATGGCTGTGTTAAGATTATACATGAACCTTCAAGCTAGTGGTTGGCCTATAACTTTGTTATCAAGAGAGCCAGAAAAAGACCAAAATGTCACCATCAATCATCTTGTCTCTGCTGGATTTAGAGGGTGGTCTTCATTGATGATGAGGTATTAAGTTCCACCCAAGTATCCTAGATAAAGATTGAACAAAAATCACACATTGTTGTTTTTAAGATATCAAAGGTTTCTTTGCTCTAGTTTAAGAAAATACTGTTTTTACACTTCATTAAAATTTATTTTCACTATATTTCTTCCTTCTATTTTTTAAGATTTGTGCAGTAAATTGTTCTTAAAACACCCTTTTGTTATCTTATGAACCATTCTTATAAAAGTTAAATGAAGATAGATAACTAATAATCAGAGATACAATATTTTTTAATTACATCAAGAAAATTAATTGAGTAACGAAAATAATTAACTACTACGCattcaatttatttattttatagTATTAGATTGTATAGTGGATATTTGGACTGACACTgaaattgtcaaaatcacattgAGCTATTGTAAATTTGGCAAAAACTACAGATTAAAGTTTCAGCAAAACTTTAACTCATCCACAAAGTATGTGTGACATGATAATATGTTTATTTTGCCATTGACATGTGTAAGTTTCAACACCTTGGACCAAACATACACATTTTGCAAGAACCACATCTTAAGCCACCAATATGTTCTGTATTTGCAGAGAAGGTGAAGATTCTACCAAAATGAATGAGTATATTTCCAGGCAAAGGAATGTGATACAAACAAAGGGCTTCCGAATAATAAGTATCATAAGCAGTCATGTGGATATTTTGAGTGTTGCAGACGAAGATGCAGGAACGCGCAAGTTTTTGCTACCAGACCCTATATGTGACATGTTTGAGCATCAAAGAAAATCATAGATGCTGAATATTTGTTTCATCCTATAGGATTACGGAGTTTTTTTTGGTTCGACTACCATTTTTTTCGTATTTTTGTAAATAAAGAAATTACATGTATCTTGCTCTGTTCATATCTATCATTTGTAAATTTGATTTCACATTATAAAGTGTGCTTCACATAATTCAAATTTCTGTAAAAGAGACTCAATCACACACAAAAATCTGTATTGGAGCTTCATTAAGATATGGGCTCAACTACAATTCAACAACGTTCTCTATACTATATCTCTACAGAACAATATGAACATCAATGGTTGATTAGGCATCATATACCAATCTAATTACAGAACTAAAACAACATTAATCCGAAAATGAACACTAATCAACAATAACCATGCAACAAACCTCAACGAAGATGATCAACAAAAGCGCCACGTTAATCCAATTCACCAAACTCGAACGTGAAGCTTCAGAGAAATCAACCTCATACTTCGTTGTACCATTCGGATACAAAAGCCCCCAATTTCTTCCCGCTCCTTCCTTGTCGAAAAGCTCGTAAATGTAAACCCCTTTCACTCCGTCTCTCAGCAACGGCGTTCCGGCACCGGACTTCAAATGCTTCACTAATCCCCTCAGATAAATCTCAGCATATCCTGGATTCGCGTCGAGTTCATACCCGGTGCTAGGCCATCCCGTCTCAGTAACAATAACTGGAATAGTTTCGTAACCTGCAAGCGCCATTGCGCTAACCACGGCGTCGACCATAATGTCGAAGAGATTCCGGTAACGAACTCCAGTTGTAAAGTCGTCACGGAAATTAAACGGATAATCTT includes these proteins:
- the LOC127118213 gene encoding uncharacterized protein At2g39920 translates to MSAYGHQMEHAYSTRSLSAASEMRSSFMLESGFYITSFSATIFIAGFAALGLLLITLLVSMAMMLQSCQNNSAGIVELRNINDDYSYCKMHSLYAKLNHLEEHNVPEICKDLAVQYVKGGQYARDLDLTKSVVEDYFNGVKPSKEGFDVVLIDIDGIFQLSPHSSDLFQSISNCILEAKNLKRMAVLRLYMNLQASGWPITLLSREPEKDQNVTINHLVSAGFRGWSSLMMREGEDSTKMNEYISRQRNVIQTKGFRIISIISSHVDILSVADEDAGTRKFLLPDPICDMFEHQRKS